The uncultured Campylobacter sp. genome segment CATATCCACATCAGAGCCGCAAATCAAGCCGTTTGCTACGATATGGCAAGCGAGATCAGAGCCGTGCTAAAGGACGTTGCGACCTGCGAGGAGGAGATCTGCGGCTTTAAATACTACGACGGACGCGCTATCATCGGCTTTGTGGACGGCACCGAAAACCCGCAGGGCGCAGATCGCGACTTTTTTGCCAAGGTAGGCGACGAAGATGCAGCGTACAAGGGCGGTAGCTATCTTTTTACGCAAAAATATATCCACGATATGAGCGCGTGGAACGCCGCAGGCGTCGCCGAGCAGGAGCGCGTCATCGGCAGATCCAAACAAAACGACATCGAGATGAGCGAGGAACTAAAGCCCAGCAACTCGCACTCCGCCGCCGCTAACGTCGGCGACGATAAAAAGGTCGTGCGCGGCAATATGCCGTTTATGCAAGGCGGCGAGACGGGAACCTACTTCATCGCCTACGCAAGCACCTTCAGCACGCTAGAGCTAATGCTTGAGAGTATGTTTATCGGCCGCCCGCGAGGCAACTACGACCGCCTACTGGATTTCAGCACGGCAAAGACGGGCGCGCTCTTTTTCGCTCCGACTTTCGATATGCTCGAGGCTTACGATGCAGGCTAAATTTAAATCACTTTAAATTTAAAGGCGCGCGATGTTTTGCGATCTAAGCCCGTATCAAAGCAGGCGCTGCAAAGAGATCATAGAGGGCAAAGTCAAAAATAGTGAAAACGTCAGGGGTCTGATAGAGTTCATAGACGCTAAATTTAAAACTCGAGCGATCAGCGCGTTTTACGGCGCGGGCAAGAACTCGGCGCGGCTTAAGATCGTGCTTCGCTTCGATAAAGACGCCGCAAAAATCACCGATAAAAAGTGCATCGAGCGCTACCTCGCCCGCACGCCGCTTTTCGAGAAACTAAACGGGCTAAGGAATTTTTATATCTCGGTCGAGTCCTTCGAGTCGCAGATCCGCACCGATCTGATCCAAGGCGCGGTAGAGGAGCTGCTGCGAAACCGAAACGAGCTTTTAGCGCCGCTTAAAATTTGGTATATCGCAGCGGTGTCCGACGCGCCCGTAGTTTTTTATTTCACGAGGCAGGATGCGGCGCGCCGCGAAGGGGGCGGAAAGATAGAACGGCTGATAAGAAATTTTATAGAGAAAGCGCAGGACGCCAAATATCTGAGCCACATGGAATTTAAGCTGTTTTTTGACAGCAAGGAGTCCGTGGATCTTGAGTACGGCGGAAATTTGTTCTATTATTTTAAATAAAATTTAGCTAAGGAGCGAAAATGGATGCGAAGCTTTACAGAAGGTAACGCAGCTCTCACGGGGGCTTGAGGAGGGCGGCGTGCAGAGCCTAAAAGCAGCACTTGAGGGCGAAGGCGACGAGGTTAGCAAGACGCAAGCTCGCGTGATCTTAGGCGAATACTTCGTGATGAAAGGGGATTTCGCGCAAGCTAGGGAGTATCTAGGGCCCGTGGCGCAAGACGCCGAGCGACTGCGAGATCAATACGACGATCTGCTGGACGATGAAATTTGCAGAGCCGATATGCTTTTGGATATGATCGAGCGCTTCGGGTTTTTGGCGGAATAAAACGGCTCGCGATATGCGGCGGCACAATAAGCGTCGCGGCGGCGATAGAATTTTAAGATCGGAGCGAAATGTCAGACTACTCATTTGAAACTATAGAGCAAATGCTGCTAAAATGCGTAGCCGAGGGCGGCGAACCATAGCCCAGCTTTCGCCTGCGCGGCACGGAATACATGATCATCGCCTATGCGGATCGCTGCTCGTTTCAAAGATGCGCA includes the following:
- a CDS encoding Dyp-type peroxidase, translated to MGEEKSCACAHVKSQNVTDAPGNNTVFMIWRFNADKTACKKAFEGLCALVINLNKTAVTRFGAASETSCVLGVGFEAWKMLGLPKPLPKELKNFEEIKGDKHAAPATGGDIHIHIRAANQAVCYDMASEIRAVLKDVATCEEEICGFKYYDGRAIIGFVDGTENPQGADRDFFAKVGDEDAAYKGGSYLFTQKYIHDMSAWNAAGVAEQERVIGRSKQNDIEMSEELKPSNSHSAAANVGDDKKVVRGNMPFMQGGETGTYFIAYASTFSTLELMLESMFIGRPRGNYDRLLDFSTAKTGALFFAPTFDMLEAYDAG